The window GCCTCCACCCGCCACTTCAAATTGAATGGGGTCATCCAGCATTTGAGAAGCGGCTTTCATCAGAATATGAATGCCTTTGCGAATGATCGTTTGCCCCAAAAAGAGCACACGCAGCGGACGGGCCTGAGTAAACTGATTAGGCCAGCTTCGTTTCTCTTGAGAGGCAGAAAAGGCAACCTCATAAGCACAAGGAATCACCTCCATTTTCCCGGCGGCTACCCCCTGCTGTTGCAGGCACTCCAGAGACCAAGGTGAGTTGACCAATATTCGATCTGCCAGCGCTGTTTCTTGCCGCCAGTCCTGCCAGTACTCAGCCGGGCTTTGGTATAAATAGCTGGGATGGAGATTGAGCCGTGCATACTCTTTTAAAACCAACTCACTTTCCAAAGGCCCTGGGTCAATTTGACCTAACACCGTTTGCCATCCCCGCTGCTTAGCAAACACCAAAATTTCCTTCGCCGCGTAGCTGTAAGCAAAGACGACTCGAGGCTTGCCATCTCTTGCCAAACCTTTGAGAACTTGGATACAGCGCTGCTGAAACCACCGATTCTTTTGCTGCTGCTGAAGAAACCAATCCGCTTTAGAAAGCTTTGCCGTCAATTCTGAGCGCACAAACC of the Prosthecobacter dejongeii genome contains:
- a CDS encoding glycosyltransferase codes for the protein MRSELTAKLSKADWFLQQQQKNRWFQQRCIQVLKGLARDGKPRVVFAYSYAAKEILVFAKQRGWQTVLGQIDPGPLESELVLKEYARLNLHPSYLYQSPAEYWQDWRQETALADRILVNSPWSLECLQQQGVAAGKMEVIPCAYEVAFSASQEKRSWPNQFTQARPLRVLFLGQTIIRKGIHILMKAASQMLDDPIQFEVAGGGLDHPNLGIPSNVNWRGPVSREETGKLYEAADVFILPTLSDGFAITQLEALARGIPVIASRLCGQVVRDQENGLILDEVTPEAITGALRKLLESPLLLEKMSQHATVPEVFSIQHLGAALTLQS